A single genomic interval of Pyrus communis chromosome 7, drPyrComm1.1, whole genome shotgun sequence harbors:
- the LOC137740075 gene encoding G-type lectin S-receptor-like serine/threonine-protein kinase At2g19130, which produces MNTKPNSKFVFSVILLCAFLESHVSLAADTISENQSLSGDQTIVSAGGMFELGFFKPGQLSNYYIGIWYSKQVVSEMTVVWVANREIPVFDRFSSVLSILDGNLVLLNESKTPVWSTNLNSTTNSGSVQAFLLDSGNLVLKAGSSNNTSEPLWQSFDHPTHTWLPGGRFGFNRITNHPQILTSWKNLEDPAPGLYSLEPDPEERSSYILLWNRSRKYWTSGPWDESSHIFNQIPEMRIVSIYNYTYVTNENESYFTYSPNNPKIVSQFLLSASGKIQQRTWLENSKQWNLFWSQPRQCDVYASCGTFSSCKPTSLNYCKCLKGLVPNLQSDWDSQIYSGGCSRRTSVKCGNATQDGFLKVNMELMPENRQYEGALSIESCRSACLNECQCTAYTYSSSDGCSMWHGDVLNLQVLEANDGGGILYIRAAASDIKKKRVIKPSLLIAIVVTIIGLIVVIFGYFLWKKTLGNKREHKKNHNETKSKFDVGGGGGKDDTELPIFGLRAIVAATNNFTEANKLGEGGFGPVYKGILAENQEVAIKRLSKKSGQGHQEFMNELKLIAKLQHTNLVRLLGCCLEDEEMILIYE; this is translated from the exons ATGAATACCAAACCCAACTCAAAGTTCGTGTTCTCCGTTATTTTATTATGTGCATTTCTCGAGTCCCATGTTTCCCTTGCAGCAGACACCATCAGCGAAAACCAATCTCTCTCAGGCGATCAAACCATTGTCTCTGCAGGTGGGATGTTTGAGCTAGGTTTCTTCAAACCAGGTCAGCTTTCAAACTACTATATAGGCATATGGTACTCCAAGCAAGTAGTATCTGAGATGACTGTTGTTTGGGTAGCAAACAGGGAAATACCAGTATTTGATAGATTTTCTTCGGTCTTGAGCATCTTAGATGGTAATTTAGTTCTCTTGAACGAGTCCAAAACCCCGGTTTGGTCAACAAATTTAAACTCCACCACCAATTCTGGTTCTGTACAAGCATTTCTTTTGGATAGCGGAAACCTTGTCTTGAAAGCGGGCTCTAGTAATAATACATCAGAGCCTTTATGGCAAAGCTTTGATCATCCAACCCACACTTGGCTACCAGGAGGTAGATTTGGATTCAACAGAATTACAAATCATCCCCAAATTCTCACTTCATGGAAGAATTTGGAGGATCCTGCGCCAGGTCTTTACTCTCTTGAGCCAGACCCAGAGGAAAGAAGTTCATATATCTTATTGTGGAATAGGTCTAGAAAGTATTGGACCAGCGGACCATGGGATGAAAGTTCGCacattttcaaccaaattcctGAAATGAGGATAGTTTCTATCTACAATTATACTTATGTTACGAATGAGAATGAAAGTTATTTCACATATTCTCCTAACAATCCTAAAATTGTATCTCAATTCTTGTTGTCTGCCTCGGGAAAGATTCAGCAACGAACATGGTTGGAGAATTCCAAGCAGTGGAATTTGTTTTGGTCTCAACCAAGACAGTGTGATGTTTATGCTTCTTGTGGGACTTTCTCCAGTTGCAAACCCACATCCTTGAACTACTGCAAATGTTTGAAGGGCCTTGTGCCAAACCTGCAGAGTGATTGGGACTCGCAGATTTATTCTGGTGGATGTTCAAGAAGAACCAGTGTGAAGTGTGGGAATGCTACGCAAGACGGGTTTCTAAAAGTAAATATGGAGTTAATGCCTGAAAATAGACAATATGAAGGTGCTCTTAGTATCGAAAGTTGTAGATCAGCCTGCTTAAATGAATGCCAGTGCACTGCTTATACTTATAGCAGCAGCGATGGATGTTCAATGTGGCATGGAGATGTCTTGAATCTGCAAGTATTAGAAGCAAATGATGGTGGAGGAATTTTATACATCAGAGCTGCAGCTTCCGACATTAAGAAAAAAC GTGTAATTAAGCCGTCCCTTTTGATTGCAATAGTCGTAACAATCATTGGTTTGATTGTTGTCATTTTTGGCTATTTCTTATGGAAGAAAACTTTGGGAAATAAAAG AGAGCATAAGAAGAACCATAATGAGACTAAAAGTAAATTTGATgttggaggtggaggtggaaaGGATGATACAGAACTACCAATCTTCGGTTTAAGGGCTATAGTAGCTGCTACAAACAACTTTACTGAAGCTAATAAACTCGGGGAGGGAGGATTTGGCCCTGTTTACAAG GGAATTTTGGCTGAAAACCAAGAAGTAGCCATAAAAAGGTTATCAAAAAAGTCAGGCCAAGGACACCAGGAGTTCATGAATGAGTTAAAACTTATTGCCAAGCTCCAACATACCAATCTCGTTAGGCTCTTGGGTTGCTGTCTTGAAGATGAGGAAATGATATTGATCTACGAGTAG
- the LOC137740076 gene encoding uncharacterized protein, with protein MAESRPYACWWDSHVSRNSKRLQENLTGSGILVSARFLGFEMAQTRSKSSIQALHSLHVAHEKSKYVVSFIWQQRAGTNSSSLTKGKEELEPKQANYVPTLNTTV; from the exons ATGGCAGAGTCCAGACCATATGCTTGCTGGTGGGATAGTCACGTTTCAAGGAATTCAAAACGGCTTCAGGAGAATCTTACAG GGAGTGGAATTTTGGTCTCTGCAAGATTTTTGGGCTTTGAAATGG CTCAAACCAGGAGCAAGTCTAGTATCCAAGCTCTGCATTCGTTGCATGTAGCACATGAAAAGTCTAAGTATGTAGTAAGCTTTATTTGGCAG CAACGCGCGGGTACAAATTCTAGTAGCTTAACCAAAGGTAAAGAGGAGTTAGAGCCCAAACAAGCAAATTATGTTCCAACACTTAATACTACAGTTTAa
- the LOC137740404 gene encoding G-type lectin S-receptor-like serine/threonine-protein kinase At4g03230: protein MRSGYMSPEYARYGHFSEKLDVFSFGVLLLEIVSGKKNAAFYRFEHSPTLAGWAWELWKEGRGMEDIDESVREACRLDEALRCIHIGFLCVQETPADRPTMSSVIHMLQGNESTSLPPSKEPAFSTHRNSNPVCSSKTPTGLSPNAVTMSLPEGR, encoded by the exons ATGCGCAGCGGCTACATGTCACCCGAGTATGCGAGATATGGTCATTTCTCTGAGAAATTAGATGTATTCAGCTTCGGAGTGTTGTTGTTGGAGATTGTAAGCGGAAAGAAGAATGCTGCTTTTTACCGCTTTGAACATTCACCAACTCTTGCCGGATGG GCATGGGaattgtggaaagaaggaagaggaatgGAGGATATTGATGAATCAGTAAGGGAAGCATGTCGGCTCGATGAAGCTTTGAGGTGTATCCATATAGGGTTTTTGTGTGTTCAAGAAACTCCAGCTGATCGACCAACAATGTCTTCGGTAATTCATATGTTGCAGGGCAATGAATCTACATCTCTTCCGCCATCCAAAGAACCTGCCTTTTCAACACACAGAAATTCCAATCCTGTTTGCTCTTCTAAAACGCCTACTGGTTTGTCCCCCAATGCAGTCACCATGAGTTTGCCAGAAGGTCGATAG
- the LOC137740862 gene encoding receptor-like serine/threonine-protein kinase SD1-8, with the protein MNIKPNSKFVFCVILLCAFLESHVSFAADSISENRSLLGNQTIVSAGGKFELGFFKPGQLSNYYIGIWYSKQVVSEMTVVWVANREIPVSDRFSSVLSILDGNLVILNQSKTLVWSTNLNSTTNSGSVQAVLLDSGNLVLIAGSSNNTSEPLWQSFDHPTHTWLPGGRLRFNKITNHNQILISWKSSEDPAPGLYSIELAMDESKSYLLSWNRAIMYWTSGIWDESSHTFNRGLDVRQDYNFNYSYVTNENESYFTYSSYDRTIVSRCSISVLGDIQQLRWLNTSKQWMLIWAEPSQQCDVYGFCGAFSSCNPTTLCKCLKGFKPNRQSDWALRNYSGGCSRKTSVRCANATGDGFLEIHSDSFPESKQDENAYSFEECRSICLKDCRCTAYAYGSSNGCSIWHGDVWDLKEVDKNDGDGKTLYIRAAASDIAASDIKKKRVIKSSVLIAILSPITGLLLVIFGCFLWKKTLGKKRERRSRYGETKSKLAAGGEKNYAELPIFGLRAIIAATNNFAEANKLGEGGFGPVYKGILAENQEVAIKRLSKKSGQGHQEFMNELKLIAKLQHTNLVRLLGCCLEDEEMILIYEYMPNRSLDKLLFDASEKIELNWGRRFQIIEGIAQGVLYIHKYSRLKIIHRDLKASNILLDGALNPKISDFGMARIFGINQTEANTNRVVGTYGYMSPEYARYGHFSEKLDVFSFGVLLLEIVSGKKNAAFYRFEHSPTLAGWAWELWKDGRGMEVIDESVRETCRLDEALKCIHVGFLCVQEAPVDRPTMSSVILMLQGNKSTSLPPSKEPAFSTHRNSNIVRSSEMSTIFSHNSVTMSLPEGR; encoded by the exons ATGAATATTAAACCAAATTCAAAGTTCGTGTTCTGCGTTATTTTATTATGTGCATTTCTCGAGTCCCATGTTTCCTTTGCAGCTGACAGCATCAGCGAAAACCGGTCTCTCTTGGGCAATCAAACCATTGTCTCTGCAGGTGGGAAGTTTGAGCTAGGTTTCTTCAAACCAGGTCAGCTTTCAAACTACTATATAGGCATATGGTACTCCAAGCAAGTAGTATCTGAGATGACTGTTGTTTGGGTAGCAAATAGGGAAATACCAGTATCTGATAGATTTTCTTCAGTCTTGAGCATCTTAGATGGTAATTTAGTTATCTTGAACCAGTCCAAAACCCTGGTTTGGTCAACAAATTTAAACTCCACCACCAATTCTGGTTCTGTACAAGCAGTTCTTTTGGATAGTGGAAACCTTGTCTTGATAGCCGGCTCTAGTAATAATACATCAGAGCCTTTATGGCAAAGCTTTGATCATCCAACCCATACTTGGCTACCAGGAGGTAGACTTCGATTCAACAAAATTACCAATCATAACCAAATTCTCATTTCATGGAAGAGTTCGGAGGATCCTGCACCAGGTCTTTACTCTATTGAGCTAGCTATGGATGAAAGCAAATCATATCTCTTATCGTGGAATAGGGCTATAATGTATTGGACCAGTGGAATATGGGATGAAAGTTCACATACTTTCAACCGGGGTCTTGACGTGAGGCAAGATTATAACTTCAATTATAGTTATGTTACGAATGAAAACGAAAGTTATTTCACCTATTCTTCTTACGATCGGACAATTGTATCACGATGCTCCATATCTGTCTTGGGGGATATTCAGCAACTAAGATGGTTGAATACTTCCAAGCAGTGGATGTTGATTTGGGCTGAACCAAGCCAACAGTGTGATGTTTATGGTTTTTGTGGGGCTTTCTCCAGTTGTAATCCCACAACCTTGTGCAAATGTTTGAAGGGCTTTAAGCCGAACCGGCAAAGTGATTGGGCCTTGCGGAATTATTCTGGTGGGTGTTCAAGAAAAACCAGTGTGCGGTGTGCGAATGCCACGGGAGACGGGTTTCTAGAAATACATAGCGATTCATTTCCTGAAAGTAAACAAGATGAAAATGCTTATAGTTTCGAAGAGTGTAGATCGATCTGCTTAAAGGACTGCCGTTGCACTGCTTATGCTTATGGCAGTAGTAATGGATGTTCAATATGGCATGGAGATGTCTGGGATCTGAAAGAAGTTGATAAAAATGACGGTGATGGAAAAACTTTATACATCAGAGCAGCAGCTTCCGACATCGCAGCTTCCGACATCAAGAAAAAAC GTGTAATTAAGTCGTCCGTTTTGATTGCAATACTCTCACCAATCACGGGTTTGCTTCTTGTCATTTTTGGCTGTTTCTTATGGAAGAAAACAttgggaaagaaaagagagCGTAGGAGTAGATATGGTGAGACTAAAAGTAAACTTGCTGCTGGAGGTGAAAAGAACTATGCAGAACTGCCGATCTTTGGTTTAAGGGCTATAATAGCTGCTACAAACAACTTCGCTGAAGCTAATAAACTCGGAGAGGGAGGATTTGGCCCTGTCTACAAG GGAATTTTGGCTGAAAATCAAGAAGTAGCCATTAAAAGGTTATCAAAAAAGTCAGGCCAAGGACACCAGGAGTTCATGAATGAGTTAAAACTTATTGCCAAGCTCCAACATACCAATCTCGTTAGGCTCTTGGGTTGCTGTCTTGAAGATGAGGAAATGATATTGATCTACGAGTACATGCCCAATCGGAGCTTAGACAAACTTTTATTTG ATGCATctgaaaaaattgaattaaattggGGAAGACGTTTTCAAATTATAGAAGGCATTGCTCAAGGAGTACTTTATATCCACAAGTACTCAAGATTGAAAATCATCCACAGGGACCTAAAAGCAAGTAACATACTGTTGGATGGAGCCTTGAACCCCAAAATTTCAGACTTTGGAATGGCAAGGATTTTCGGGATAAATCAGACTGAAGCAAATACAAATAGGGTTGTTGGCACATA CGGCTACATGTCACCCGAGTATGCGAGATATGGTCATTTCTCTGAGAAATTAGATGTATTCAGCTTCGGAGTGTTGTTGTTGGAGATTGTAAGTGGAAAGAAGAATGCTGCTTTTTATCGCTTTGAGCATTCACCAACTCTTGCTGGATGG GCATGGGAGTTGTGGAAAGATGGAAGAGGAATGGAGGTGATTGATGAATCGGTAAGGGAAACATGTCGGCTCGATGAAGCTTTGAAGTGTATCCATGTAGGGTTTTTGTGTGTTCAAGAAGCTCCAGTTGATCGACCAACAATGTCTTCGGTAATTCTTATGTTGCAAGGCAATAAATCTACATCTCTTCCACCTTCCAAAGAACCTGCCTTTTCAACACACAGAAATTCCAATATTGTTCGGTCTTCTGAAATGTCTACCATTTTTTCTCACAACTCAGTCACCATGAGTTTGCCAGAAGGTCGATAG